One part of the Vitis riparia cultivar Riparia Gloire de Montpellier isolate 1030 chromosome 8, EGFV_Vit.rip_1.0, whole genome shotgun sequence genome encodes these proteins:
- the LOC117919951 gene encoding uncharacterized protein LOC117919951 isoform X1 produces MAKKKESVIRIDHIPKSCRQPRSHPRRRTDFSTLLSTPFHGAGSLLRSSSSKDTLSSVSIASLDDRMEKRTEMAKLPLIKCNNSEDKGLCSDVYEIPIDEVESVDQGAHFDSGNDRTFDEQKDDNAATLDFMPIKSQVMESSGAFTNPGSVVWAKTACQVWWPAEVMEEKSTDSRNQGIDGHVLVQYYGNHHSAWVDPDRDLSLFEDCFEERSCNPMEDFQDALKQALHRKRHLNSCRQLVGSPDGPDNLHQQDQSSEKCISSCSSRTEDDSIERGRGKRKRKPKVHFDAVALPLKPARKVRRFRIMRYLGLIAPVGSPFSLAHARIASK; encoded by the exons ATGGCCAAAAAGAAAGAGAGCGTAATCCGAATTGATCACATACCAAAGTCTTGCCGGCAGCCCAGAAGTCATCCCAGACGCCGCACGGACTTCTCCACCCTCCTCTCAACTCCTTTCCATGGAG CAGGTTCCTTGCTGAGGTCCTCCAGCAGCAAAGATACACTGTCAAGCGTCAGTATAGCTAGTTTGGATGATAGGATGGAAAAGAGGACAGAAATGGCCAAGCTTCCTCTGATTAAATGCAATAATTCTGAGGATAAAGGATTGTGCTCAGATGTCTATGAAATTCCCATTGATGAAGTTGAATCAGTTGACCAGGGTGCACATTTTGACTCCGGCAATGATAG GACTTTCGATGAACAAAAAGATGATAATGCTGCAACATTGGATTTCATGCCAATAAAATCACAAGTCATGGAAAGCAGTGGTGCTTTCACAAACCCAGGAAGTGTAGTATGGGCTAAGACAGCTTGCCAAGTATGGTGGCCTGCTGAA GTCATGGAAGAAAAATCCACCGATTCAAGAAACCAAGGCATTGATGGACATGTTTTAGTACAGTATTATGGGAACCATCACAG tgCTTGGGTTGATCCAGATAGAGATCTGTCACTGTTTGAGGAT TGCTTTGAAGAGAGAAGCTGTAACCCTATGGAAGATTTCCAAGATGCTTTGAAACAA GCACTGCACAGAAAGAGACATCTCAATTCATGTAGACAATTGGTTGGAAGCCCTGATGGACCAGATAACTTACATCAGCAAGACCAGTCATCTG AAAAATGCATTTCATCATGTTCAAGCAGAACGGAAGATGATTCCATTGAAAGGGGGAGGGGGAAGAGGAAACGAAAGCCTAAAGTTCACTTTGAT GCGGTGGCACTTCCATTGAAACCAGCAAGAAAGGTTCGCCGGTTCAGGATAATGCGGTACCTTGGCCTCATAGCTCCAGTTGGTTCACCTTTTTCACTAGCTCATGCAAGAATCGCTTCCAAGTAA
- the LOC117919951 gene encoding uncharacterized protein LOC117919951 isoform X2, which yields MAKKKESVIRIDHIPKSCRQPRSHPRRRTDFSTLLSTPFHGGSLLRSSSSKDTLSSVSIASLDDRMEKRTEMAKLPLIKCNNSEDKGLCSDVYEIPIDEVESVDQGAHFDSGNDRTFDEQKDDNAATLDFMPIKSQVMESSGAFTNPGSVVWAKTACQVWWPAEVMEEKSTDSRNQGIDGHVLVQYYGNHHSAWVDPDRDLSLFEDCFEERSCNPMEDFQDALKQALHRKRHLNSCRQLVGSPDGPDNLHQQDQSSEKCISSCSSRTEDDSIERGRGKRKRKPKVHFDAVALPLKPARKVRRFRIMRYLGLIAPVGSPFSLAHARIASK from the exons ATGGCCAAAAAGAAAGAGAGCGTAATCCGAATTGATCACATACCAAAGTCTTGCCGGCAGCCCAGAAGTCATCCCAGACGCCGCACGGACTTCTCCACCCTCCTCTCAACTCCTTTCCATGGAG GTTCCTTGCTGAGGTCCTCCAGCAGCAAAGATACACTGTCAAGCGTCAGTATAGCTAGTTTGGATGATAGGATGGAAAAGAGGACAGAAATGGCCAAGCTTCCTCTGATTAAATGCAATAATTCTGAGGATAAAGGATTGTGCTCAGATGTCTATGAAATTCCCATTGATGAAGTTGAATCAGTTGACCAGGGTGCACATTTTGACTCCGGCAATGATAG GACTTTCGATGAACAAAAAGATGATAATGCTGCAACATTGGATTTCATGCCAATAAAATCACAAGTCATGGAAAGCAGTGGTGCTTTCACAAACCCAGGAAGTGTAGTATGGGCTAAGACAGCTTGCCAAGTATGGTGGCCTGCTGAA GTCATGGAAGAAAAATCCACCGATTCAAGAAACCAAGGCATTGATGGACATGTTTTAGTACAGTATTATGGGAACCATCACAG tgCTTGGGTTGATCCAGATAGAGATCTGTCACTGTTTGAGGAT TGCTTTGAAGAGAGAAGCTGTAACCCTATGGAAGATTTCCAAGATGCTTTGAAACAA GCACTGCACAGAAAGAGACATCTCAATTCATGTAGACAATTGGTTGGAAGCCCTGATGGACCAGATAACTTACATCAGCAAGACCAGTCATCTG AAAAATGCATTTCATCATGTTCAAGCAGAACGGAAGATGATTCCATTGAAAGGGGGAGGGGGAAGAGGAAACGAAAGCCTAAAGTTCACTTTGAT GCGGTGGCACTTCCATTGAAACCAGCAAGAAAGGTTCGCCGGTTCAGGATAATGCGGTACCTTGGCCTCATAGCTCCAGTTGGTTCACCTTTTTCACTAGCTCATGCAAGAATCGCTTCCAAGTAA